The sequence below is a genomic window from Manduca sexta isolate Smith_Timp_Sample1 unplaced genomic scaffold, JHU_Msex_v1.0 HiC_scaffold_96, whole genome shotgun sequence.
GCCAATTGCGAGAAAGAAGTGTACAAAGTATCTAGAGCCGAAAGCAACGGCTCTCGTAGGACGATATCCGAGTTGCCATGCCCCTGCGAATAGTACATTCCGCTTCCATCTGACGTGTTATCATTTAGTCTTCTCATTTTATTTGAAGAGCACATCGCGTCCATTTCTTCGGAGTCATCATGACGACGCTTTCTAGAAATATGCGCTTTGTTGATATTACTAGATTCTAGTGCGGCATAGATGCTGTATACAGATAGTTTAGCCAATACAGCAGATTGAGGCTCCACTAAATCTTCGCATAGCTTCGCATTATACAAGTATTGAGGCAAAACATGAAGCAATAACGCCTCTGTACACTTCCCAATATCCAAATGAAACATAGCAAGTACTATATCGACAGATCTGTCAAGGTCCTCTTGATAACGAAATTTAAGTGTCTCCCTTACTAGGTTAGTGACAAACCAAACAGGTCCAGTGGTATTCAAGAGATTTTCAATAATGTGGGTGGCATCAATGTGGAGATACCCTCTAGATTTTATATCTTCCCAGACACTTTGCAGTTGTTCTAGTATAGGCTGTCGCGAAATAATGTTGTGGGTCAAAACTAAAGCCTTGGACTTAGGCACTGATGGCGGATGTATGTCATATTGCATTTTCCTTATTATTTGACACATCAGAGTGGCTCTTTCCTTGAAGTTATCATTTTGTGATAACTCAGCATCACTTGGTGGTGACAGGAATTGTTGAACCATATTGATAGGTTTTAAGAAAGCATCTTGATGGACAACATTTATGTATGAACAAAGCCACACTGAAGCACAAACTGCCAATGAAGCCATTTTATGTCTCAAAGAGTCCAACATTCTTTTAACATCAGAGGCAGATAGGGATCCTTGTTCCCAAGCAAACAGAATTTCTTTTATTGCACCACTAACATTCATGCATAGATCATGGGGTTTCATGTTTGTATTCTTGAAGTCAAATTCTGGAGCACTCAAGTGGTGTATAAATACATCTACCAATTGTGGTTCACATTTTTGTAAGATCTGTTCTGGAGATTTGTGAACTCCTTTATGCACCATACATTCTCTAACCcacttttcaaaaaaagaatcaCCATTTTCATCTAGCACAGCATTAGCTCCGTAATCTTGCACAATTGAACATAGAAGTAGGAAAGAAATGTCAAATATGTATACTTTTGTCTGTGGGGCACCTTTTTCACTTGCCGCAAATAGTGCAAACTCATTAAACTTTATCAGTCTTGACACAAAAAGCTTCAACTTTCCTTCAACAGTGGCAACAGCCAGTATTGTGTCCAACGTTGTGCCCCCTACTATTTGACACAGCATGGCGTACAGAGATTCCTGAGTTTTATGGAAATCTCCTCCCATTGTCTTCAGAATGCCAGCTAACGTAGGTTCGGCACAGGTTATAAAGGAAGGAACTGAGCCTTGCAGCCCGGTGGGTTCTAATTTTTGCAATTTCGCATCTTTTGTTTCTCTCTTCTGcctaaaatatgataaatgagCTTCAGACATAACATTTAGCTTCACTAGTGGCTCAATGAGGGATATAATACTGTTACAAGAATTTTTTGTATCAACAACATCTAACAAAGGAGCTGACTGTAGTAACTTCTCAAATGCTTCTACCATTTCTGACGAGAATTCACTTTCTTTATTGCTTGTACCACACACACTATGGAGGTAGCTCATGACTTGTGGTATTTTGAGGAATGTAAAGGCAGCCCATAGTGCCTGCTTTGAAGCATCCTTGCTAGAATCATTGAGAGATATGAAACAGGCTCTAATCAGTTCACAATACAGTCTAGATAGTGAGTAACCCTTGGTCCTTTGCACCATGAGGAGTTGGCTGGAGAACTGCTGCATATCAGCACTGGGGTTAGCTAATACATTTATGGCTATCATAGCTTGTAAGCAATATGTAACAGGCTCTGGTTTGTTGTTCAACGGAGCAATTTTATCAATCTCCATGTTGCAGATCTTTTGCAATGTTTCATGAATAGTCGCTGGAGCTTTGAACTGGGTATTCATCATCATAAATGCGGTGGTTTCTTGACACTTCTTGGTCACTTCGTTATACTCATCTGGATCATTCTGTTTAGCCAAATAGAACATCGCAAGCAGAAAGTCTGTGTTTACTATTGAATTAAGAAGTGATGTTGACTTCTCCAAAAGATCCTGACTTTGTATCGGGTTGGATGATGGATATTTGGTGAGTGAATAATGATAGACTTGCaacaaccataatattattgacgATACGGCGTACGCCAGCACTTCCTCCTCCATCTTTCCCCTGCATGTTATACTGTCCAGGAAACTTTCCAGGAACTCCAGGAGGCTAATAATGCAGTGCGGTTTGTGGAAAGCATCGAATTTCGCAATCCTCTGTAATACGGCCGCGTAAGACACCAAATGTGAAGCTAgtgaatgttttaaatatgaaataaccaGTTGATTAGCACCGCATCCTACCATAGCCTGTTGTAATATACAATCAGCTAGGTTATACAGGTCTCCACTAACACCTCTTGGTAAAATAGTCTTGATATTAATTCCCCATTGTATATCAGTCCAACGTTCCCTCCAAGCTTTGAGAATTAGAGCCTTCAATGAGCTCGTTTTGCTCGTAATCTTAGACGCATCCATTATTGCATTTGTTTATGAGTTTTGGTACCAAAATACTCTATTCATTGACACGAAATGTCTGCACTGCCACGCTGTCTGTTTATCAAATCTTCTCCATTTAGTTTTCCTTTCacaatagtttattattataaataaattacatttctcGAAATATTCAACAAGCTTAGGTTTGTGTTGTCAAAAATTGACATTTGATGCCAAATGTAACTTGAAGTGAAACCAAAAGTAGGAAACAGTTTCAATTGGTTGTAATAGAAGGTATAATCTCAAACAGCCAatgggaaaatttattaactttgcTGCGTTATATAACTGCTTTAGCCGCTACATGATACTTTggcatttattttacaataagctAGAagattgattatttaaaaatatctctaaaatatttaattctataaaattttatttctgattccgaatcatattcatttattctattctttaataaatatttggtcaaaACGCAATTGTtgattttctaataaaacgtaaatattgTGTGATAACGCCGTGTCGTTCTGTCAAAAATCTAACCTGTCCGATTACTGATATCCGAtttgtttacaaatatacaagtaaagttaaaagttttaaaatgagTTTCCGTAATTATAAACAGAAAATTGATGAGGGGGATACAGTGATAGTGTATTTAAGTAATACGATATACGCTATAGAAGTCCGGccggaaataaaaataaaaaggtgaCATTATTGAAAACGTGTTTCAAACACAGTTTGGcgcgttaaaaataaaaacttaattggAGCTGAATATGGGTCTCGCGTGAGTATTCTTAAAGCTACATAATTCTTAAAATGGGGTCAAAGCTGGACTCTAACCATAGCGGTGATAGTTCACCGgctacaataatattttttttttttttctatgttttacaGTACCAGTCCTATAATAGTGAAAATATTCTACAAGacctattttctatattatatttattcaataatatattaaaactaggTTTTGCCATACAGGAATCCTAAAGAGTCCCATTATGCATTGTTGCGGGATAATAGATAGTTTCTATATTATTACTTCCAACATATGATAACATACTGATTAGATATtagtattaagaaaatatataatataaatatattggtaaatttgcaataattttcTCGAAATATCTAATTATTGAGAGCCTAAATCACTTCATGAACTCATGCaaactttcaaatttataatatttactgtggAAAGTGAGATGTTGCTAAGTGGTTGTAAAACcctttaattatcattaaaaagcactgtggattttaaaataaattcatattgcagattttattgccgtttttattttataattttactccCAACATTTCAAGAACTTTGCAACCTTTGTGGTTATGAGGTGGtgtgtctaacattcgcataaacataaaaaatcattaagcaTTATGGATGATGGAATTTGAAAATAGTCATAAATCTATAATACAAtcaaatacttacaaaaaaGTTATCAATGCACTTAAAAgggttctttaaataaaaaatatttcttctaaACCTACAACCCAttgattattttagtatattcaatatttgtgtGTGATCTACAAGTTGTTTGCAAGtgtcaaacaaaaaacattttaataaaaagaaatataacaaaatttattatattatattattaatacaatattttctttatcaagtaacattgaatttcaagtttatttattagtattttttgacACACActcatcctactaatattataaatgcggaagtttgtgaagatggatgtatgaatttataatgattgtgtgtaatttggtcataatataacgatacatatcaagtaagtcagaataaaaatcctggaaaactccttcacaagGGTTAAGCCCCGAACAAAAgctaatacatacataaaataatgtcttaactcttaaacaatattaaaaacagatTGAGTTATCAAAAGGATGGGGCCATGTACTACAGCCGACTCCAGAGCTCTGGTCCTTGACGCTCCCTCATAgaacacaaataatatacactCCTGATATCAGTATGATTATGTTGCAATTGGATTTGGTTCCGGGAAGTGTTGTTATTGAAGCTGGTAagtttaatattagttttgtttaaattaggAATTATTGGCGTggattaaaacttttttaaccattaaattagggataaaggcATGAACTCATGTACATTTTTAGTTGAAGGCATTTGGTTAAATCAGAATATGGTGGCATAAAACAACATCTTGATTCGTGTTTAACAATGGCCAAGTCAAACTGATTACTATCAATCATACTAATAtgttatgatataatatattatgctgatggtgtaccaaaataaataaataccaatatgTACCAGgcatccataaaaaaaaatgcaacctCAAAcatagtaaaagtaaataatcacTGTTCAATCAAACGGGCAGTGGGTCCCTGACCCACGCTCTGATACGTCGAGTGCGGCCCCATGGTCACGTGTACACGTTTGACTTCCACGAACATCGGACGAAAGTAGCAACGGAGGAGTTTGAAGAGCATGGGCTTGCTGACTTTGTTACGGTATGTATTATTGTAGCTTTTCCTTCattgactataatttttatgtccATCTGGAACAATCTGAAAAATTTATAGCCCTTGTACTAAAGTTGTCATCTGTCTCGATATACCGGGATATGTTACCAGGTCGAAACGTCTGCCCTGTCATCCCgtttaatctataaataaaactcgCCGAATCTTCCATGGATCATACCTTCGACATCGATAGTTTAATATGTAGCGTTTTGGCTTCGGGAAGTTTGGTATCTTTTCATTCGAGAGTGGCCCCTCAATCCAACGTACAGTCTTATAATTGTAGTATATTCTCAATAAGCGAataagaattgtttaaaaaaagctggcctaataaaaaaatattataggcaCAACACAGGGACGTACTTGAGGAGGGCTTCGGCGAAGACTTACAAGGCAAGGCGGATGCCGTGTTCTTGGACTTACCTAGTCCGTGGCGCGGTGTGACTCACGCGGTTGCGGTTATGAAGGATCAAGGTAAGTAATAGTGTAACatgtgtttttactttttacccGGTAGTGACTGGTTTCGAATTGTCTCATATTCTTGGTCCTTGAACTTGTGTACAGGTATGCTTGGATAATCAATGACACATATAAGAAATTGGAATCGGACACCATTTAAAACCATAGGagtaatttatcaaatttaagCGTGTATGAATATTTAGACGAGTACTTAGGTGTGAAACGAA
It includes:
- the LOC119193725 gene encoding mediator of RNA polymerase II transcription subunit 24-like; amino-acid sequence: MDASKITSKTSSLKALILKAWRERWTDIQWGINIKTILPRGVSGDLYNLADCILQQAMVGCGANQLVISYLKHSLASHLVSYAAVLQRIAKFDAFHKPHCIISLLEFLESFLDSITCRGKMEEEVLAYAVSSIILWLLQVYHYSLTKYPSSNPIQSQDLLEKSTSLLNSIVNTDFLLAMFYLAKQNDPDEYNEVTKKCQETTAFMMMNTQFKAPATIHETLQKICNMEIDKIAPLNNKPEPVTYCLQAMIAINVLANPSADMQQFSSQLLMVQRTKGYSLSRLYCELIRACFISLNDSSKDASKQALWAAFTFLKIPQVMSYLHSVCGTSNKESEFSSEMVEAFEKLLQSAPLLDVVDTKNSCNSIISLIEPLVKLNVMSEAHLSYFRQKRETKDAKLQKLEPTGLQGSVPSFITCAEPTLAGILKTMGGDFHKTQESLYAMLCQIVGGTTLDTILAVATVEGKLKLFVSRLIKFNEFALFAASEKGAPQTKVYIFDISFLLLCSIVQDYGANAVLDENGDSFFEKWVRECMVHKGVHKSPEQILQKCEPQLVDVFIHHLSAPEFDFKNTNMKPHDLCMNVSGAIKEILFAWEQGSLSASDVKRMLDSLRHKMASLAVCASVWLCSYINVVHQDAFLKPINMVQQFLSPPSDAELSQNDNFKERATLMCQIIRKMQYDIHPPSVPKSKALVLTHNIISRQPILEQLQSVWEDIKSRGYLHIDATHIIENLLNTTGPVWFVTNLVRETLKFRYQEDLDRSVDIVLAMFHLDIGKCTEALLLHVLPQYLYNAKLCEDLVEPQSAVLAKLSVYSIYAALESSNINKAHISRKRRHDDSEEMDAMCSSNKMRRLNDNTSDGSGMYYSQGHGNSDIVLREPLLSALDTLYTSFSQLAGKNGEVTPQTHFILQFLVYVVQCGQDRTPFVLQKMPSELVPTLIKALPDSFNISLILRLYDLSTAYGRKDTARDLCLLRNMRLRPDL